Proteins encoded within one genomic window of Oryza glaberrima chromosome 12, OglaRS2, whole genome shotgun sequence:
- the LOC127756878 gene encoding disease resistance protein RGA2-like produces MAEAIFSAIVGDVISRVISLVVSNFNGDHSTEVKLQRICRMLIKIHSVVEEAKGRQITNHGTLEWLSELIDGAYQGRYLLDTIGCGEPDLDDKNRDEVDPKPFSLSKFNPAKRVRVAAFTVRNILSRHDIGVDEIDRVVESLQSMCGDLKEFMMLLQACQPIHRPLATNIFIEGQMFGRHVDKEMIINFLLHEDDLPRGKLGVLPILGDIGVGKTTLVQHACDDARVRSHFTTILLFNFSHTYKMEMCEPKPVLRPKHVIGDVGNSDDPLHELEQSFFNKRFLIVFEDVDIHRKNMLEELLKSLNCGKQGSKIIVTTSNKHVTTIGTVQPIKLKFLPCPEYWFFFKAHAFAGTDVQENPRLVAAGKSIAAKLNGSFFGAKIIGAILKENPDPKFWCTVLQRDIGGLSLLGDGLGYIADLVEILLPSRLSVKEVFVSKNPLSSETELARLQGLCLPCPSSAPLATHSSELSLAKATSYEIVLLCKAVLPFYSLYYTAKCAVDSENCYSKFSVV; encoded by the coding sequence ATGGCAGAAGCAATCTTCTCGGCAATTGTTGGCGATGTGATCAGCAGAGTGATATCCCTTGTTGTCAGTAATTTCAATGGAGATCACAGCACTGAAGTCAAGTTACAGAGGATATGCCGCATGCTGATCAAGATCCATAGCGTGGTTGAGGAGGCCAAAGGGAGGCAGATCACCAACCATGGCACCCTCGAGTGGCTCTCGGAGCTCATCGATGGCGCATACCAAGGCCGTTACTTGCTCGACACGATCGGATGCGGGGAGCCTGATCTTGATGACAAGAATCGCGATGAGGTAGATCCCAAGCCTTTCTCCTTGTCCAAGTTCAATCCTGCAAAGCGTGTGCGCGTCGCGGCTTTCACCGTGAGGAACATACTGTCTCGCCACGACATCGGTGTTGATGAGATTGATAGGGTGGTTGAGAGCTTGCAGAGCATGTGTGGTGATCTCAAGGAGTTCATGATGCTCCTTCAGGCCTGCCAGCCGATTCATCGGCCTCTAGCTACCAACATCTTCATCGAGGGGCAGATGTTCGGCCGACATGTCGACAAGGAGATGATCATCAACTTCTTGCTGCATGAGGATGATCTACCAAGAGGAAAACTTGGTGTTCTTCCGATTCTTGGCGATATCGGGGTCGGGAAGACCACCCTAGTACAGCATGCCTGTGATGATGCTAGGGTGCGCAGCCACTTCACAACAATCTTGCTGTTCAATTTCTCACACACCTACAAGATGGAGATGTGTGAACCAAAGCCTGTTCTACGGCCTAAACATGTCATCGGAGATGTTGGAAATTCAGATGATCCACTACATGAACTGGAGCAGAgtttcttcaacaagaggtTCTTGATTGTTTTCGAGGATGTTGACATACACAGGAAGAACATGCTTGAGGAGCTCCTGAAAAGCCTGAATTGTGGCAAACAAGGTAGCAAGATCATAGTCACAACCAGCAACAAGCATGTCACTACAATTGGAACAGTGCAGCCTATCAAACTGAAGTTTTTGCCCTGCCCAGAGTACTGGTTCTTCTTCAAAGCGCATGCCTTCGCCGGCACAGATGTCCAGGAGAACCCTAGGCTGGTGGCAGCAGGAAAATCGATCGCCGCGAAGCTGAACGGATCATTCTTCGGCGCAAAGATCATCGGGGCGATTCTGAAAGAAAATCCAGATCCTAAATTCTGGTGTACGGTTCTTCAGAGAGATATTGGGGGGCTGTCATTGTTGGGTGATGGACTTGGCTACATTGCTGATTTAGTGGAAATTTTGCTGCCAAGTCGCCTATCCGTGAAGGAGGTCTTCGTCTCCAAGAACCCATTGTCCTCTGAGACAGAGTTGGCTAGGCTGCAGGGTCTGTGCTTGCCATGTCCTAGCTCTGCCCCTCTGGCCACTCATAGCAGTGAGCTCAGCTTAGCAAAAGCAACCAGCTATGAAATAGTGTTGCTGTGCAAGGCAGTGTTGCCATTCTACTCCTTGTACTACACTGCTAAGTGTGCTGTGGACTCTGAGAACTGTTACTCAAAGTTTAGTGTTGTTTAG
- the LOC127756446 gene encoding uncharacterized protein At3g27210-like, translated as MRLIGRGKSSKAKKGSSTPLQSKEKIAANVETVAAGSNNRQVAPDDNMPLGEAGYASSRDEVFFEACPWLESDCEDEFYSINGDGTPARSFRTNSSNHAIQPEPRKLPTLGAILKAEPLRPPPPPQETPPTPPSPATTMRLADLLRERQESFTCYDGPACAISRTGSSCGAGNGEQWSHCCIPSFVPLTSVSYAKGRRKRR; from the exons ATGAGGCTGATTGGGAGAGgaaagagttccaaggccaagAAGGGCTCTTCAACTCCATTGCAATCCAAGGAGAAGATTGCTGCAAATGTGGAGACTGTTGCTGCTGGTTCCAACAACAGGCAAGTGGCACCTGATGATAACATGCCCCTGGGAGAAGCTGGCTATG CTAGCAGCAGAGATGAGGTTTTCTTTGAAGCTTGCCCTTGGTTAGAGTCTGACTGCGAGGATGAATTCTACAGTATCAATGGAG ATGGCACCCCTGCAAGATCATTCAGAACGAACTCCAGCAACCATGCGATACAACCTGAACCTCGCAAGCTGCCCACACTGGGTGCCATCCTGAAGGCCGAGCCGCTgaggccgccaccaccaccgcaggagacgccaccaacgccgccgtcgccggcgacgacaatgcgactcgccgacctcctccggGAGAGGCAAGAATCGTTCACCTGCTACGACGGCCCTGCCTGCGCCATCTCCCGGACGGGCTCCTCCTGCGGCGCCGGCAACGGCGAGCAGTGGAGCCATTGCTGCATTCCGAGCTTCGTCCCGCTTACCAGTGTGAGCTacgcgaaggggaggaggaagcgcAGGTGA